In Delphinus delphis chromosome 11, mDelDel1.2, whole genome shotgun sequence, one genomic interval encodes:
- the PRIM1 gene encoding DNA primase small subunit yields MAAFDPAELPELLKLYYRRLFPYAQYYRWLNYGGVVKNYFQHREFSFTLKDDIYIRYQSFNNQSDLEKELQKMNPYKIDIGAVYSHRPNQHNTVKLGAFQAQEKELVFDIDMTDYDDVRRCCSSADICSKCWTLMTMAIHIIDRALKEDFGFKHRLWVYSGRRGVHCWVCDESVRKLSSAVRSGIVEYLSVVKGGQDVKKKVHLSEKIHPFVRKSINIIKKYFEDYALVDQDILENKESWDKILALVPETMHDELQQSFQKHHSSLQRWEHLKKAASRCQNNSKNDKCGPWLEWEIMLQYCFPRLDINVSKGINHLLKSPFSVHPKTGRISVPIDLQKVDQFDPFTVPTISSICHELDVISTKEEEKENGAESDIKHRTRDYKKTSLGPFVKVFEQFLENLDKSRKGELLKKSDLQKDF; encoded by the exons ATGGCGGCGTTTGACCCCGCCGAGCTGCCCGAGCTGCTTAAGCTTTATTACCGGAGGCTCTTTCCCTACGCCCAGTACTATCGCTGGCTCAACTATGGCGGAG tggtaaagaattacTTTCAACACCGTGAATTTTCCTTCACATTGAAAGATGATATTTACATTCGTTACCAATCCTTCAACAACCAGAGTGATCTGGAAAAGGAGCTGCAGAAAATGAATCCGTACAAGATTGATATAGGCGCGGTATATTCCCACAGA CCCAATCAACACAATACAGTGAAGCTGGGAGCTTTCCAGGCTCAGGAAAAAGAACTGGTGTTTGACATTGACATGACAGACTACGATGATGTGAGGAGATGTTGTAG TTCTGCAGACATATGTTCTAAGTGCTGGACCCTCATGACGATGGCCATACACATCATTGACCGAGCATTGAAGG AGGACTTTGGATTTAAACATCGTCTCTGGGTATATTCTGGAAGAAGAGGTGTTCATTGCTGGGTCTGTGATGAATCAGTTAGAAAACTGTCCTCTGCAGTACGTTCTGGGATAGTTGAATATTTGAGTGTTGTAAAG GGTGgtcaagatgttaaaaagaaagttcACTTAAGTGAAAAAATTCATCCTTTTGTCAG aaaatctataaacataataaaaaaatactttgaagaCTATGCCTTGGTTGATCAAGATATTCTTGAGAATAAAGAAAGCTGGGATAAGATTTTAGCCCTTGTTCCTGAAA CAATGCATGATGAACTTCAACAAAGCTTCCAAAAGCATCACAGTTCACTTCAGCGCTGGGAGCATTTGAAGAAAGCAGCCAGCAGATGTCAG AATAACAGCAAAAATGACAAATGTGGACCCTGGCTTGAGTGGGAGATCATGCTCCAGTACTGTTTTCCACGACTGGATATCAATGTTAGCAAAGGAATCAATCATTTACTGAAGAGCCCTTTTAGTGTTCATCCTAAAACAG GTCGCATTTCTGTGCCTATTGATTTACAGAAAGTGGATCAGTTTGATCCATTTACTGTTCCAACCATCAG TTCCATTTGCCATGAATTGGATGTTATTTCcactaaagaagaagaaaaagagaacggAGCTGAATCTGATATCAAACATAGAACCAGAG ATTACAAGAAGACCAGTCTAGGTCCTTTTGTAAAAGTTTTTGAGCAGTTTCTTGAAAACCTGGATAAATCTCGAAAAGGAGAACTTCTCAAGAAGAGTG atttacaaaaagaCTTCTGA